The Vitis vinifera cultivar Pinot Noir 40024 chromosome 12, ASM3070453v1 genome has a segment encoding these proteins:
- the LOC100853582 gene encoding uncharacterized protein LOC100853582, translating to MKSASRRFLVCFRQVELESGDLDGGDGVFEYAQVKSKEEEEEALGGPPKRSSRRFSKALKSALFENSLSRSFRSGSSRISVVTAVTAEKALNQSETINPNSRLSSGSFSSSCRNPTGATPKPPPAMEVNRDETMTNASCFNSGLCMFLVSLVLTVFWGRLFAIAFTLIWLCSFSRRSSRLLPPKTASKRQERVESWDYKKRVIMEGLLQRNHHHRLH from the exons ATGAAGAGCGCCTCGAGACGGTTCTTGGTCTGTTTCCGGCAGGTGGAACTCGAGTCCGGCGATTTAGACGGCGGCGACGGCGTCTTTGAGTATGCCCAAGTGAAGAgcaaggaggaggaggaggaggctTTGGGTGGTCCGCCGAAGCGAAGCTCTCGGCGGTTCTCGAAGGCTCTGAAGTCCGCGCTGTTCGAGAATTCCCTG AGTAGGAGCTTCCGATCCGGGTCATCTAGGATCAGTGTCGTAACCGCGGTAACCGCCGAAAAGGCACTGAACCAGTCTGAAACCATCAACCCCAATTCACGACTTTCCTCCGGTTCGTTCTCGTCCTCCTGCCGGAACCCAACCGGTGCAACTCCGAAGCCGCCGCCTGCGATGGAGGTGAACCGTGACGAGACCATGACCAACGCGTCGTGCTTCAACTCTGGACTCTGTATGTTTCTCGTAAGCCTGGTGCTCACCGTCTTCTGGGGTCGGCTCTTTGCGATAGCCTTCACGCTGATTTGGCTCTGCAGTTTCTCTCGCCGGAGCAGCCGCCTCCTGCCACCGAAGACGGCGTCGAAGCGACAGGAGAGGGTAGAGTCGTGGGACTACAAGAAGAGAGTCATAATGGAAGGGCTGCTGCAGAGGAATCATCATCACAGATTGCATTAA